GCGCACGGACCCAACAGGCCGTCAGCGCCCCGGAGGGGCCAAGCTTGGATTCGATGTTAGGAAGGGCAACGCAGGGCCTGCGCTCCATTGGGAAACGTGGTTATCCCTAAAGCGCAATTACTTGCGTGAAACGGTAGTCATCCATGACTACCGTGAAGCATTACGCGTTATCTGCCTTCTGAGGCACTGTCTAAAGCGGCATAGCGACCACGGTGGAAAAGCAGCGGTGCAGCAGCGTGTTCTGCTTCGCTCACGCGCAACACACGACCGACCAATATCATGTGGTCGCCGCCTTCGTAGCGGTGTTCCACCACACACTCAAAACGCACCGGGCAGCCCTCAAGCAGCGGCAGTGCGGCAATCCCTTCATGCCACTTGAGCCCGCCGAACTTGTCTGCACCAGCCCGGCCGAAACGGTTCGACCACTCCTGCTGGTGCTCACCCAGCACATGCACTGCAAAGTGCTCGGTCTCGGCAAACGCTGGGTAGCTATAGGCATTGCGCCCAATGCTCCACAGCACCAGCGGCGGCGTCAGAGAGACGCTGTTAAAGCTGCTGGCAGTAACGCCAATTGGCTGGTCGTCAGCATCCCGCGTCGTAACCACCGTAACGCCTGTGGCGAAGTGGCTGAGGGCCTGACGAAATGCCATAGGGTCAATCATCCACACACTCCTCAGAACACCACGCCATAGCTAAATGACAGCCAGTGCTGCCCCATATACGGCGAACTCACTGCGTCTGGGCCATTACCGTCGCCGTCCACCTTGTCCTTAAAGGAACGGGCATAGGCAAAGGACAGCTCATTGCCGCCTTGCAGGCGATAAGTGGCGCCCAGGGTGACGTGCTGATGGTTAGCCGCCGGAGCGAGCATGCCCAGATAGCCATCGCGGCTGTCGAGCAGCTGGTTAGCGTCGTTGTAGCCCAGGCGCAGAGTCAGGTCCTGAGTGGCCTGGTAGGCGATGCCTAGGCGGTAGACCGTCTGATCGCGCCAGCCGAAACCAGGGCCATCGCTGTCGCCCGGTGCGCCGGTAGCACGACTGACGCCGGGGTTGCCGAGGGATTTCACATCACTCCAGAGAATGCGCTGCACGTCAGCAGCTACCGTCCAGTCGCCTTTGGCGTAGCTCAGGCCAATACCGTAGTTGGACGGCATATCCATGTCGCCGCCTTCAGCCAGTAGATTTTCAAAGCGCTTCATCTTGCCCATATAGCCACGGGTGGCGTAGCTCAGGCCTAGGGTCAGCTCATCGGTTAGTTTGCCCATATAGCCCAGACGCAGCCCTGCGCCGTAAGACTCATCGCGCCCTTCTGGCAGGCCAATGCTGGAGGTGCCGTCGATATCCAACTGCTGCCGGATCAGCATCACACCGATGCCGTAGCTGTGGCGCTCGTTAAGTTTGCGTGCATAGCTGACGGTGGCGACCATCTGCTGGAACTCCGAGCCAGGACGCTCAAGACCACCAACATTGCTGTCGCTGCCGTAAGCGGTACCCACACCATTACCAACGATGGAAAGGCCAATACTGCTGACCTCATCCAGCATGCGGTTCGCACCGAGCTGCGGAATGATATAGAGGTCATTGTCTTCGACACCGCTGACGGTTTCGCCAGCGAACTCTATGCCGTTATCCACTTGCAACAAGGCCACACCAGCATCCACGCGGGTACCAACCCAAACCATACCGGCTGGGTTGGATGCGCCCACCAAAGAGTCCTGCGGCAGCGCCAGCACCACGCCGCCCATGCCTTCGGATTTCACCCCGTAGCCATGTGGGAAAGTGCCTTGAGTGGCATAGACCTGTTGCGCTGCAAAAGTCAGCAACAGTGCAGTTAAACCGGTGGCGGTGAGTTTGAAATGGGTCACTTCAAGCCTCCTTCGCCATGGCAAAACTGTTGATAAAGCGCTCAGCTTCATTCAGGTCGTAATACCAGGGGTTGAGACTCTGCGGATCATCAAACGCGTTGGCTACAGTCGCTGCAATTGCTGGGTTAGCAGCACAGGCTGCGAATATGCGCAAAGCCGAATCAGGCGGTGGCAGCAGATGGGTATTAGTGAATTTAGTGACCCATTGTGCGTAATCCCAATAACGCTCAAAGGTGGCTTGTTTCCAGGCATCATCAAAACCATCAACACCCTGCTCGACAATGCACTTCATGTACACATTGGCGCACTTACTGGCGTTGTTGGATCCCTGTCCGGTGACCGGATCATTAAGCACCAGCGCATCAGCCATTCCCAATACAGTACGGCCTGAAGGCAGCACGCCAATCGGCTTGCGCACAGTCGGAGTAAGGCGTCCTACCAGCGTGCCCAGGTCATCGGTCAGACGCAGGTTTTCACAACGCGAGGCTTCCCATGGGAAGAACTCCCGAATCAACTCGACCGCCAGCTCTAAGTGCTCTGCAGGCGTTGTGACTTCCTCCCAACGATCCATCGGACCACCGGGTACGCACTCCAGGTTAATGATGTCGCCAGGCCCGGTGTGGGTGATGCAGGGAAAGTTTACGTATTCGCCAACACCTGGGTTGATGCTGATGTTCAGCGCACTGAAGTCCTTGCGCGGCAGCATGTCGTGTACATAGGTGAGGGAGATGGTGCGCAGCGGACGATCAAACACACTGCGCTCATTATCACGCTCAAACAACTTACCAATATCGCCCTTACCGCTGGCGACAATCACCAGATCGCTACTTTGTGCGTAACGCTCCAACGACTCGATGTCTGCCTCTTCGATAATCAGGTTGCCGCCCTGGCGCACAAACTCATCCATCCAGCGCGGCATCTTGATGCGCTGATCCACCGACTGTCCCGGCGCATGCATACGTGCCCGCCAGTCCACTAACAAACCCTCATGATTGCCCGCACGCATGTGCACGCCATCAGTGGGAGGGCAAACGTCATCCCACAGAGCGATACCCAGTTCACGCTCAAAACCCAGCGCCATGTCGTACATCGACTGGCTGGACAGCACCCGGCCAGCCGCGATCTGCTCGCCGGTACGATTGGAAATCAGATTGACGATATAACCCTGTTGCAGCAAACCAATGCCTAGCTGTAAACCCGCTTGCCCGGCACCTACGATTGTTATTGTTCTCATAAGGCTTCGCTCCATAGTGGTGGAACGGAAGGCCTGTTGTCGTCCGTATCACCAATGTGAAGCAAGGGGTGGCAGGGCAATATTCAGATCATGCAGCGGCTATACGCAAAGTGCAGAAAATTGTCTGCAGCCGACTCTCTGGTAAGCGCGGAATCTGACTAGCCACTAATGGATCATTTATGGGCCGCTAAGACCTGACATCAGCACTTACAGGTCATGTATGACCAGTGGCGGAGAATCAGGAACCACTTGTTGAGTGGCATTCAGCGCCCTTCGATTAGCCGAGAAAGCTGTAACTTTGGGTGCTAAATCACTACTGGGTGTTATCGAACCAGCCCCCGCACCAGCGTCTCCCTCGGACTTTCGCCAAAACGTTTGCGGTAGTCACTGGCCATGCGGCCAAGCTGATAGAAGCCCCAGCGGGTGGCGACCTGGGTGACGCTGCGGGGTTTGCTGGGGTCGAGCAGGTCATGATGCACGCGGTCCAGGCGTACATCGCGCAGGTAGCGCATGGGGCTCATGCCGAGGAACTTGGCAAAGCCGGCAAACAGGGTCCTTCCGCTGACTCCGCTGATGGCCGTAAGACATTCCACGGTGATGTTTTCCTCCGGGTTGGCCTGTATGTAATCGGCCGCCAATTTGACGTGACGGGGCAGCACTTTGGGCAGCGTTTGTTGCGACTCTGCCAGCAGATTGTGCGGCTGCCAGGAGAGCAATGCGGTCATCAGGGTCTGTTCGAACTGGTTGCGGATCAGCGGCATCTCGAACAGCTGCGGCGAGCGCTGCAATTCCCCGAAAATATGCCGTGCCGTATTACGCCAGGCCGCACAGGCCGGATGGTCGAGATTCATGCCGGAATAAAAGCGCAGAGGCCGCTGTATGACGTGCCCATACAAGCTGCTGGCGTGTAACTCCAGTGCTTCACGCTCGATGCGAACCACCAGTTTGCGGCAGTCACCGCTCCAGTTCATCTCCAGGCTTTCGTCCGGGCCGTGGACGCTGCCATGGCGATGGTCGCTGAGCTGCTCACGTCCGCAGATTTGCAGGGTGTCATACCCAGCCAGCGGTATTTGAATGAGGTAAAAACTGTCCAGCTTTTCCGGTTGGATCTTCACCTGCGCGCCATAGCTGATCTGGCTGAAGCTGATGTGGCCGGTGCTTAGATAGCTGTGTTGATAATTGAGCGTGTGGCCGCTGTCGTTATGCAAACGGTGTTCGCAGAACACATCCGCCACCAGTTTGCGGGTTTCATCTAGGTCCCGCGAGCGCAGGACCTGAAGAGACTGATACCCCTGCTTTGCTAGGCGATTATTCATGGCGCGCCCTCCCCCAGTACCTCGGCATGACGCGCTGCTTGCAGTGCTCGTAACCGGAAGAGAGTCACCATGACGCTACCTCACTGATAAGCCGCCGGACGGCGACGATGCCAGTCGCTGACTTTTTGTAGCGCCATACCGGCACGGCACAGCACGGCTTCACCACCTTTGCGGGCAATGAACTGGCCGCCAATGGGCATGCCACCCTGAGTAAAGCCAATAGGCAGGCTCAGGCACGGATGGCCACTGACGTTAAACGGCGCCGTGAATTGAATAAGGCGGCGGTTGGCTTCCGGGTCCAGGGCCAAGCTGGCCAGCTTGGCGTGGGTTGGTGCCGCATACGGCTGCACCGGTGCAAGCACCACATCCAGCTCGTTCATCAGGGCATCCATCTGACCGGTGAAGCGCTGTGCGTCGAGCAGAATACGCTGGTAATCCATACCGCTCAGTGCCCGTCCACCCTCGATCAGGCGGCTCAGAGCCGGACCATACTCACTGGCGCGCTGTGTATAGGTAAGGTCATGGGCCACAGCGGTCTGTACGCCGCAGTGGGCCTCCCAGTTGCTGCTGACAGCACGGGTATCCGGCATGCGCACACGGATCAATTGTCCGCCGCCACCTGCAACCAACTGCATAACCGCTTGCAGAGCTTGCTGGATTTCCGGGTCTACACCATCGCTCAGCCAGCTCTCATCGACACCGACACGCAGGCCTTTGAAGCTTTCGTCGATACCGGGGATTTCTAAGCACACGCTAGGCATTGAGGTCGGATCAAGCGGATCGTGACCGGCGATAGTCGAGAGCAAAAACAGGGTGTCCCGCGCACTGCGGGTGATAGGCCCGACATGATCAAGGCTGGCAGCCATCTCGAATACACCATAACGGCTGACCCGTCCCCAAGTCGGTTTAAGCCCGGTCAGGCCGTTGGCCGCGCATGGAAAGCGAATCGAACCGCCAGTGTCGCTACCCAGTGAGCCAAAACACAGGCCAGCCGCCGTAGCCACTCCACAACCACTGGATGAAGCACCTGTCCAGTGGTTCGCTCCCCATGGGTTGACCGGCGGTTCAATGCTAGGGTGATGAATCGCAAACGCGCCTTCAGTCATTTGCAGTTTCCCCAGCATCACCACGCCCGCCTCGCGCAGTCTGGCTACCACAGTGGCATCTTGCTGCGGTACACGGTTAGCGTGTACAGGCATACCCGCGGCAGTCACCACACCAGCGGTGTCGAACAGGTCTTTGTAGGCCAGTGGAATACCGTGAAACGGGCTGCGACAAATGCCCTGGGCTAGCTCCGCTTCAGCCTCATGGGCCTGTTCCAGCGCCAATTCGGGAGTAACACGGGCGTAGCTGTGCAGCACGCCATCCAACGAATTGATACGCTCCAACATGGCTTCGGTCACTTCGACCGGAGAAATTTTGCGGGTGCGGATCAGCAGTGAAAGTTCCTGCATATCGAGATAGTGCAGGTTGTCAGGCAGACTCATTGTTCAGCTCCAATAAAACAGGAGGCCAGACGGTTGAACGCGTCAGGGCACTCAGTCTGCAGGTGATGTGCAGCATTGCCGAAAACGTGCAGATTCCCATCGCGTAGCCGGTTAAGCATCATCATCGGCACGTCGACACTGCCAAACCAGTCATGCAGTCCCCAGCACAACAACACGGGTGACTCTATCTGGTTCAACACCGGCAGCAGATTCTCCCAGTCACCGAATGCACCAGGCGTTTTAAGCAGCTGAATGTAGCCAGGGTTGTTACTGGCCTGAAAACGCAGGCGCAGGTTTTCAGAGTCCAAGCATTTGTCATCATGCAGCTCATAGCGCTGCAGCAATACACGCATCTTTTCCAGGCTCGGCCCACCACCTTCGAGGTAGTAATCACTCATCAGGTTGGCCGCATGCTTGCTGAACAGCGGCAGCGGTGCGAGTGCGCCCTGATCAACCGGTTGCGAGCCAATGGTGATGATGCGAGCCACGCGCTCAGGGTTATCAGCCGCCAGGCGCAGGGCCACACCACCGCCAAAAGACTGGTTGATCAGGTGGGCTTTGACAATGCCCACGGCATCCATAAAGCCCAGCATTTTGCGAGCGTGCCAACTCCAGAGCGGGCCTTGAACCAGCACCATGTCGGAGCGACCAAATTGAGGCAAGTCGAGGAAGTAACAACGATGATGGGCCGCAAAGGTTGCAGCACTCAGGCGGAAGTTGCTCCAGGCAGTGCTGCCTGGCCCACCGCCGTGGGTGAAGATAATTGGGGGGCGTCCGGTGTCATTTCCCAGCACTTGATAGTGCAAGCGGACACCGTCGACCAAAACGAACTGACTTTCGCTTGGAGACTCAATGGGCATACAGGCTATCCGGAAATAAAGAACCAGCGCCCGTTACCGGGCGCTGGTTCTGGCAGATCACTCTTCGATCTTGCGCACTTTGTAACCAGGGCGATGACCGTCTGCGGTGTCCTTGAAGATCAGGCTGCTGGTCTTCACCGAACCGGCTACGCCGCGACCCGGTTTGGCGATACCACGGTTCCAGCGCGAGGCCACTTTACGCCAGGTGATCGGCGAGATATCGGTGGCAACCAGTTGCTCGTCATCCCAGCCGGTGCCGTCGTTGTAGAAGTTCTGCATGGCTTCGCGGGCGTACAGGTCGCAGTCGTTGAAACCGTGCAGGCACAGCGGCTTGTACATGTACTTGTAGCGGTAATCGAACTTGTCGACGTCTTCTTTAGTCGGGCAAATACGAACCAGAATTTCCCAGTATTCGTGGGTGTCGTCAGTGATTGGCACGTACCACTCGTACTGAACAACGTGATCTTCCGGCCAGTTTTCCACCATCAGAACGCCCGGCAGAACCACGGAAGTACGGTAGAAACGACCTTTCACACCTTCCACTTTCAGATCCAGTGTTGGGTTTTCCAGAACCGGTTTCCACTTGTCAGTGAACAACCACTGCATCATGCCTTTCGGACCGTTCTCGTCTTCTACAACGGTGATGCAATCATCGGACGCAGGCAGGATGCCCAGCGGCAGAACCCACTCCATGGCGTGCACAATGGAGTTGTCTTTGTGCACCAGGATGTGAGCGTTGTCGAAGCCGTTTTCACAGGCGATACGCCAGTTGCCGTAACCGGTACGGTGCATACCGCGGATCTGTGCGTTATCGTCGAGTACGCTTGGGGTGTCCGGCCACAGCGGGTGCGGGAACTTCTCGTTGTTTTCCGGGAAGCGGAACGGCAGGTCGTGGGACAGCGGTGGAACATCTTCCAGTGGGAAGTCATCTTCACGAACGAAGACGAAGATCATGCCGTTCACTTCCTGAACCGGGTAGGAAGTGATGCCGGTGGTGCCGACTAGTTTGTCGTCCGGGTTGGCAACGATGGTAACCAGCTCGCCACTTTCCAAGTCGAAAGTAAAACCGTGATACCAGCAAGAAATGGTGCTCTTGTTGAAGCACATCGGCTTCTCGGACAGGCGCACACCACGGTGCAGGCATTGGTCCTTCAAGCAGAATACTTTGCCGTTCACACGACGCATTACCAGCGGCACGCCACAGATTTGGAAGCCTTCAACATGATCTTCTGGCAGCTCATCGCTAAACAGCGCCGGATACCAGTGGTTCATAAAGCCCCAAGCTGCATCTTTATACGGCTGATACTGGCTTTGGGTTTTGGCGTTGTTGGTACGGGCATCGCTGATGCCGGTTTTAACCACACGCCGGCGGACGATTGGCTGCTCGGACATTATTGTTATCCCCCTAGCTGACAGGAAAGCGCCACCCT
The Pseudomonas mendocina DNA segment above includes these coding regions:
- a CDS encoding AraC family transcriptional regulator, translated to MNNRLAKQGYQSLQVLRSRDLDETRKLVADVFCEHRLHNDSGHTLNYQHSYLSTGHISFSQISYGAQVKIQPEKLDSFYLIQIPLAGYDTLQICGREQLSDHRHGSVHGPDESLEMNWSGDCRKLVVRIEREALELHASSLYGHVIQRPLRFYSGMNLDHPACAAWRNTARHIFGELQRSPQLFEMPLIRNQFEQTLMTALLSWQPHNLLAESQQTLPKVLPRHVKLAADYIQANPEENITVECLTAISGVSGRTLFAGFAKFLGMSPMRYLRDVRLDRVHHDLLDPSKPRSVTQVATRWGFYQLGRMASDYRKRFGESPRETLVRGLVR
- a CDS encoding styrene monooxygenase/indole monooxygenase family protein: MRTITIVGAGQAGLQLGIGLLQQGYIVNLISNRTGEQIAAGRVLSSQSMYDMALGFERELGIALWDDVCPPTDGVHMRAGNHEGLLVDWRARMHAPGQSVDQRIKMPRWMDEFVRQGGNLIIEEADIESLERYAQSSDLVIVASGKGDIGKLFERDNERSVFDRPLRTISLTYVHDMLPRKDFSALNISINPGVGEYVNFPCITHTGPGDIINLECVPGGPMDRWEEVTTPAEHLELAVELIREFFPWEASRCENLRLTDDLGTLVGRLTPTVRKPIGVLPSGRTVLGMADALVLNDPVTGQGSNNASKCANVYMKCIVEQGVDGFDDAWKQATFERYWDYAQWVTKFTNTHLLPPPDSALRIFAACAANPAIAATVANAFDDPQSLNPWYYDLNEAERFINSFAMAKEA
- a CDS encoding flavin reductase family protein; this translates as MIDPMAFRQALSHFATGVTVVTTRDADDQPIGVTASSFNSVSLTPPLVLWSIGRNAYSYPAFAETEHFAVHVLGEHQQEWSNRFGRAGADKFGGLKWHEGIAALPLLEGCPVRFECVVEHRYEGGDHMILVGRVLRVSEAEHAAAPLLFHRGRYAALDSASEGR
- a CDS encoding amidase — encoded protein: MSLPDNLHYLDMQELSLLIRTRKISPVEVTEAMLERINSLDGVLHSYARVTPELALEQAHEAEAELAQGICRSPFHGIPLAYKDLFDTAGVVTAAGMPVHANRVPQQDATVVARLREAGVVMLGKLQMTEGAFAIHHPSIEPPVNPWGANHWTGASSSGCGVATAAGLCFGSLGSDTGGSIRFPCAANGLTGLKPTWGRVSRYGVFEMAASLDHVGPITRSARDTLFLLSTIAGHDPLDPTSMPSVCLEIPGIDESFKGLRVGVDESWLSDGVDPEIQQALQAVMQLVAGGGGQLIRVRMPDTRAVSSNWEAHCGVQTAVAHDLTYTQRASEYGPALSRLIEGGRALSGMDYQRILLDAQRFTGQMDALMNELDVVLAPVQPYAAPTHAKLASLALDPEANRRLIQFTAPFNVSGHPCLSLPIGFTQGGMPIGGQFIARKGGEAVLCRAGMALQKVSDWHRRRPAAYQ
- a CDS encoding Rieske 2Fe-2S domain-containing protein, with the protein product MSEQPIVRRRVVKTGISDARTNNAKTQSQYQPYKDAAWGFMNHWYPALFSDELPEDHVEGFQICGVPLVMRRVNGKVFCLKDQCLHRGVRLSEKPMCFNKSTISCWYHGFTFDLESGELVTIVANPDDKLVGTTGITSYPVQEVNGMIFVFVREDDFPLEDVPPLSHDLPFRFPENNEKFPHPLWPDTPSVLDDNAQIRGMHRTGYGNWRIACENGFDNAHILVHKDNSIVHAMEWVLPLGILPASDDCITVVEDENGPKGMMQWLFTDKWKPVLENPTLDLKVEGVKGRFYRTSVVLPGVLMVENWPEDHVVQYEWYVPITDDTHEYWEILVRICPTKEDVDKFDYRYKYMYKPLCLHGFNDCDLYAREAMQNFYNDGTGWDDEQLVATDISPITWRKVASRWNRGIAKPGRGVAGSVKTSSLIFKDTADGHRPGYKVRKIEE
- a CDS encoding outer membrane protein transport protein codes for the protein MTHFKLTATGLTALLLTFAAQQVYATQGTFPHGYGVKSEGMGGVVLALPQDSLVGASNPAGMVWVGTRVDAGVALLQVDNGIEFAGETVSGVEDNDLYIIPQLGANRMLDEVSSIGLSIVGNGVGTAYGSDSNVGGLERPGSEFQQMVATVSYARKLNERHSYGIGVMLIRQQLDIDGTSSIGLPEGRDESYGAGLRLGYMGKLTDELTLGLSYATRGYMGKMKRFENLLAEGGDMDMPSNYGIGLSYAKGDWTVAADVQRILWSDVKSLGNPGVSRATGAPGDSDGPGFGWRDQTVYRLGIAYQATQDLTLRLGYNDANQLLDSRDGYLGMLAPAANHQHVTLGATYRLQGGNELSFAYARSFKDKVDGDGNGPDAVSSPYMGQHWLSFSYGVVF
- a CDS encoding alpha/beta hydrolase gives rise to the protein MPIESPSESQFVLVDGVRLHYQVLGNDTGRPPIIFTHGGGPGSTAWSNFRLSAATFAAHHRCYFLDLPQFGRSDMVLVQGPLWSWHARKMLGFMDAVGIVKAHLINQSFGGGVALRLAADNPERVARIITIGSQPVDQGALAPLPLFSKHAANLMSDYYLEGGGPSLEKMRVLLQRYELHDDKCLDSENLRLRFQASNNPGYIQLLKTPGAFGDWENLLPVLNQIESPVLLCWGLHDWFGSVDVPMMMLNRLRDGNLHVFGNAAHHLQTECPDAFNRLASCFIGAEQ